One Telluria mixta DNA window includes the following coding sequences:
- a CDS encoding lipopolysaccharide biosynthesis protein has product MLNSVRVFFQGEFNRNVVTLMTGTGLAQLIPLAVTPILSRLYPPEQFGVLALFVSVVSSLSALATGRYEFAIMLPRKDVDATNIAAMSITINLIVSVALFAVACIFGKSISNALGNESMSIWLYVVPLAVFLNGIYANLKYWSNRHKLYFLMAHRQVLQSGGTSAVQLGLGLLRVGAGGLVTGSVAGQALATGMMAGMVRRHCPHFWRGIDRRKMLALAKRYRSCPQYLVPAHTLGAVSVQLPTIFINAAFGLAASGFFMLAERVIGMPLSLISGSIGDVFRQEINDAFLAGNRCREIFISTLKKLVAVATPPFVVLLFFAPSLFSLVFGEKWRVAGEYARLMCPMFYLRFISNPLSLVAIIAQKNRFEFWWQVGMLLFLMIVAATHYLIRLDVKMYIAGFVIIYSVFDLANLFASYKFACDGDLRKPVSRAP; this is encoded by the coding sequence ATGTTAAATAGCGTCAGAGTGTTCTTCCAGGGCGAATTCAACCGTAATGTTGTCACCCTGATGACAGGGACCGGGCTCGCGCAGCTTATTCCCCTCGCGGTAACGCCGATCCTGTCCCGCCTTTACCCGCCGGAGCAATTCGGCGTACTCGCGCTCTTTGTCTCGGTGGTATCGAGCTTGTCCGCCCTGGCCACCGGCCGTTACGAATTCGCGATCATGCTGCCGCGTAAGGATGTCGATGCCACCAATATCGCGGCAATGTCGATCACGATCAATCTGATCGTCAGCGTCGCCCTGTTCGCAGTCGCCTGCATATTCGGCAAGTCCATATCGAACGCATTGGGAAACGAGTCGATGTCGATCTGGCTGTATGTCGTTCCGCTGGCAGTTTTTCTGAATGGTATTTACGCGAATCTAAAATACTGGAGCAATCGCCACAAACTGTACTTCTTGATGGCGCATCGGCAAGTACTTCAGAGTGGAGGGACCTCGGCGGTGCAGCTCGGCCTCGGGCTGCTCCGCGTCGGCGCCGGAGGATTGGTGACAGGAAGCGTCGCCGGCCAGGCGCTGGCGACAGGAATGATGGCGGGCATGGTGCGCCGCCATTGCCCGCACTTCTGGCGCGGCATCGACAGGCGCAAGATGCTGGCCCTGGCGAAGCGTTACCGAAGCTGTCCGCAATATCTGGTGCCGGCCCATACATTGGGTGCAGTGTCGGTCCAACTGCCCACGATATTCATCAATGCGGCGTTCGGCCTGGCGGCGTCGGGATTTTTCATGCTGGCCGAGAGGGTGATCGGCATGCCGCTGTCGCTGATTTCAGGCTCGATTGGCGATGTGTTCAGGCAGGAAATCAACGACGCTTTTCTGGCGGGGAACCGTTGCAGGGAAATATTTATTTCGACACTCAAAAAGCTTGTGGCGGTCGCCACACCCCCATTCGTGGTCCTGCTATTTTTTGCACCATCGCTATTTTCACTGGTATTCGGTGAAAAGTGGCGTGTTGCGGGCGAATATGCCCGATTGATGTGCCCGATGTTTTACCTGCGCTTCATCAGTAACCCTTTGAGCCTGGTTGCGATAATCGCCCAGAAGAATCGATTCGAGTTTTGGTGGCAGGTGGGTATGTTGCTATTCCTGATGATCGTGGCGGCAACACATTACCTCATTCGCCTGGACGTGAAAATGTACATCGCAGGCTTCGTGATTATCTACAGCGTATTTGATCTCGCAAATCTTTTCGCTTCATATAAATTCGCCTGCGATGGCGACTTGCGGAAGCCTGTTAGCCGAGCGCCTTGA
- a CDS encoding GNAT family N-acetyltransferase has product MDAVIQGLNGKASENARHPSDTLLNQAEYRNLCAAEPSIPIFSNAWWLDAVAGPDGWDVALARVNGRIVGAMPFCVAMRYGMKVIQQPPLTPVLGPWIRDDGGSPATRLSNEQKIMQSLIELLPRFDHFSQTWNKDLSNWLPFYWNGFSQSTEYTYVVPGLDDLDSVWSRFDPTRRKHCRTAVARHNLRVREDLPLDAFLALHRMTIENRGVAQGFTDDCLRRLDAACVEHKQRKLHIVVDEAGRHCSATYTVWDNNCAYALLKGSDPDMRHTQAPSVCQWEAIKFSATVAPKYDFLGNMNPSIEPYVRSFGTEQTPVFTITKTPSRLLRLRRGLISALASGH; this is encoded by the coding sequence ATGGATGCAGTTATTCAAGGGTTGAACGGAAAAGCAAGCGAAAATGCGCGGCACCCGTCCGATACGCTGCTGAACCAAGCGGAGTATCGAAACCTGTGTGCAGCCGAGCCGTCGATCCCGATTTTTTCGAACGCCTGGTGGCTTGATGCGGTAGCGGGGCCGGACGGTTGGGACGTCGCGCTGGCAAGGGTCAATGGACGAATCGTCGGCGCCATGCCGTTCTGCGTGGCCATGCGGTACGGCATGAAGGTAATCCAGCAGCCGCCTTTGACCCCCGTACTCGGGCCGTGGATACGGGACGACGGCGGCAGCCCCGCCACCAGACTGAGCAACGAGCAAAAGATCATGCAGTCGCTGATCGAGCTGCTACCCCGGTTCGACCATTTCAGCCAGACCTGGAACAAGGATTTGTCGAACTGGCTGCCTTTTTACTGGAACGGTTTCAGCCAGTCGACCGAATACACCTACGTCGTTCCCGGACTGGATGACCTGGACAGCGTCTGGAGCAGGTTCGATCCCACGCGTCGCAAACATTGCAGAACCGCTGTTGCGCGGCACAATCTGCGGGTGCGCGAGGACCTGCCGCTCGACGCTTTCCTGGCCCTCCACAGGATGACGATCGAAAATCGCGGCGTCGCACAGGGGTTCACCGACGATTGCCTGCGCCGCCTGGACGCCGCCTGTGTCGAGCACAAGCAACGCAAGCTCCACATCGTTGTCGACGAGGCGGGCCGGCATTGCTCCGCCACCTATACGGTGTGGGACAACAATTGTGCGTACGCATTGCTGAAGGGTTCCGACCCCGACATGCGCCATACCCAGGCGCCCAGTGTCTGCCAATGGGAAGCCATCAAGTTCAGTGCCACGGTTGCCCCGAAATACGATTTTCTCGGAAACATGAATCCCTCGATCGAACCCTATGTACGCAGCTTTGGCACGGAGCAGACGCCGGTATTCACCATCACCAAAACCCCCTCGCGGCTGCTGCGCCTGCGCCGCGGCCTGATCTCGGCGCTCGCCAGCGGACACTAG
- a CDS encoding GNAT family N-acetyltransferase yields the protein MTTIPPKAPPSAATQPHANDHAQATSDNASPKETYRQFCAQERSLPLFSRDWWLDAAAGRDGWDVALVKKGSEMLAAMPYVVRSRYGMKIVTQPALTPILGPWLRPTGGRQAARLSNDKDVMQALIDQLPRFAHFAQTWHPSVTNWQPFFWNGFRQTTYYTFVLPELTDIDKLWAGFEGKTRRAITKAQKQHQLQVRSDVPLDLLLDLNRKTFARQGLPPPYPDDFVRRLDAACRERGCSRVFCAIDPDGAAHAACYIVWDEHSAYGLISGTDPAYRGSEANSLCVWESLLHAARVTRQYNFSGSMIEPFEGYLRGFGGNHVPYFHVSKTPSRLLTMRQGLLSLTGKN from the coding sequence ATGACGACTATCCCGCCCAAGGCGCCGCCGTCCGCGGCGACGCAGCCGCACGCCAACGACCATGCACAGGCCACGAGCGACAATGCGTCGCCTAAGGAAACGTATCGGCAGTTCTGCGCCCAGGAACGGTCGCTGCCCCTGTTTTCGCGCGACTGGTGGCTGGACGCGGCAGCGGGCCGGGACGGGTGGGACGTCGCGCTCGTCAAAAAAGGCAGCGAAATGCTCGCCGCCATGCCTTATGTGGTCCGCAGTCGCTACGGCATGAAGATCGTCACGCAGCCCGCGCTCACGCCCATTCTCGGCCCCTGGCTGCGGCCGACCGGAGGCAGGCAGGCGGCGCGGCTGAGCAACGACAAGGACGTGATGCAAGCGTTGATCGATCAGCTGCCCCGTTTCGCTCACTTCGCGCAGACCTGGCATCCCAGCGTCACGAACTGGCAGCCTTTCTTCTGGAATGGCTTCCGCCAAACCACGTATTACACCTTCGTTCTCCCTGAATTGACCGACATCGACAAATTGTGGGCCGGGTTCGAAGGGAAGACGCGCCGCGCCATCACCAAGGCGCAGAAGCAACACCAACTGCAAGTCCGCAGCGACGTCCCGCTCGACCTGCTTCTCGACCTGAACCGCAAGACCTTTGCACGCCAGGGCTTGCCCCCACCGTATCCCGACGACTTCGTCCGGCGCCTCGACGCCGCATGCCGGGAGCGCGGCTGCAGCAGGGTGTTCTGCGCGATCGATCCCGACGGCGCCGCGCATGCGGCCTGCTACATCGTCTGGGACGAGCACAGCGCCTACGGGTTGATCTCGGGCACGGACCCTGCCTATCGCGGGAGCGAGGCCAACAGTCTTTGCGTATGGGAGTCGCTCCTCCACGCCGCCCGCGTGACCCGCCAATACAATTTCTCCGGTTCGATGATCGAGCCGTTCGAGGGCTATCTGCGCGGCTTCGGCGGCAACCATGTACCGTATTTTCACGTCAGCAAAACCCCGTCGCGGCTGCTGACCATGCGCCAAGGCCTGCTGTCACTCACCGGGAAGAACTGA